The following are encoded together in the Adhaeribacter arboris genome:
- a CDS encoding efflux RND transporter periplasmic adaptor subunit: MKIKYFVYALLVIGFASLIVYRISANKKQASAGGGPGGAGGNAGAARGPGGPGGARGGMMQVDGIVVQPREFANNLAVTGSIEANEQVQIRGQVSGLIRSISFKEGSNVKAGQVLLKIDDAELRAQLAQAQTRQNLASENAERAAQLFKKEAISREEFDIATADYKTLQAQTQLIQAQLAKTTITAPFSGRIGLRNVSVGGYLTPETIVANLISTDPVKIAFSVPEKYASQVKLNTKLQLTVAGTTKKYTGTVYAIEPAIEATTRTLQLRARAANPNGELLPGSFANIEFPLASIPDALLVPTQAIVPIQNGKKVFVVKNGKAQEVKVNATTRTEKEILITSGLQPGDTVLTTGIMTLKQDAPVKVRITRS; encoded by the coding sequence ATGAAAATTAAGTATTTTGTTTATGCTCTATTAGTTATTGGATTTGCTTCGCTGATAGTTTACCGCATCTCGGCAAATAAAAAACAAGCAAGTGCCGGCGGTGGTCCAGGTGGGGCGGGCGGTAATGCCGGCGCTGCTCGGGGACCCGGTGGACCCGGTGGGGCAAGAGGCGGTATGATGCAGGTAGATGGTATAGTGGTACAACCGCGCGAATTTGCCAATAATCTGGCTGTTACCGGTTCCATTGAAGCTAATGAGCAGGTACAAATCCGGGGACAGGTTTCCGGTTTAATCCGGAGTATCAGTTTTAAGGAAGGCAGTAACGTAAAAGCCGGTCAGGTTTTACTAAAAATTGATGATGCGGAATTGCGGGCCCAATTGGCCCAGGCCCAAACCCGACAAAATCTGGCTTCCGAAAATGCAGAACGCGCCGCACAGTTATTTAAAAAAGAAGCAATTAGTAGAGAGGAATTTGATATTGCTACCGCCGACTATAAAACTTTACAAGCGCAAACCCAGTTAATTCAGGCGCAATTAGCTAAAACCACTATTACCGCTCCTTTCTCCGGCCGGATTGGTTTGCGTAATGTATCCGTGGGTGGTTATTTAACTCCCGAAACCATTGTGGCGAACCTTATCAGCACCGACCCGGTTAAAATAGCTTTTTCGGTACCGGAAAAATACGCCAGCCAGGTTAAACTAAATACGAAGTTGCAACTAACCGTAGCCGGCACTACAAAAAAATACACCGGCACCGTATATGCAATTGAACCGGCCATAGAAGCTACTACTCGTACCTTACAATTAAGAGCGCGTGCCGCCAATCCCAACGGCGAATTGCTGCCGGGTTCTTTCGCTAACATAGAATTTCCTTTGGCTTCTATTCCGGATGCTTTATTGGTGCCTACCCAAGCAATTGTACCCATTCAGAACGGCAAAAAAGTGTTTGTGGTTAAAAACGGGAAAGCCCAAGAAGTAAAAGTAAATGCTACTACCCGCACCGAAAAAGAAATTCTGATCACCTCCGGCCTGCAACCAGGCGATACGGTGTTAACTACCGGTATTATGACGTTAAAACAAGATGCCCCCGTTAAAGTAAGAATTACGAGAAGCTAG
- a CDS encoding M13 family metallopeptidase: MTLQFSRLGALTLAGFYLASCSSTAPTQKVTTETTVNSTIANDPKMNRGVGLDRANLDTTQSPCEDFFQYANGGWIKNNPVPAAESRWGSFNELADKNYAVQRAILTEAAANSAASKGSNTQKVGDFFGSGMDSVAIEQSGIIPLKPYFDKVTAVKDVKGLLTTVAQLKKLGISGMFSFYVGQDEKKSTEYAISLNQGGLGLPDRDYYLKEDDRSKNIRAEYMKHVQNMFTLLGENAPTAQKNAAKVMELETRLAKASRTRVELRDPQANYNKMTIDQLQKQTPAIDWNLLLTQLDAKGVNEVILGQPAFFKELNTLVKSGSVTDWKAYLRWHLIHSTAPYLNQAYVQENFNFYGKVLSGTKALQPRWKRVLRTTDAAIGEAMGQLYVEKTFTPEAKARALEMVKNLRDAFQEHVQNLDWMSETTKKQALIKLDAFAVKIGYPDKWKDYSALTIGRESYVTNVLRANEFDFNYNVNKLGKPIDRAEWIMTPPTVNAYYNPPMNEIVFPAGIMQPPFFDPKADDAVNYGGMGAVIGHEITHGFDDQGRQYDAEGNLKDWWTKADAEQFTKRANMVVNQYGAYEVLPSVKVNGNLTLGENLADIGGLNIAYTALQKALAGKSKEKIAGFTPEQRFFLAWAQIWRVNGTEQFFNQQVQTDPHSPGRFRTNGPLMNMPQFYEAFGCQPGDKMVKPAGEQIKIW, from the coding sequence ATGACGTTACAGTTTTCCCGGCTGGGTGCCTTAACCTTGGCCGGATTTTACCTGGCTAGTTGCAGCAGCACCGCACCTACCCAAAAAGTTACTACCGAAACAACGGTTAATTCCACTATTGCCAACGATCCCAAAATGAATAGGGGAGTGGGTTTGGATAGAGCTAACCTGGATACTACGCAATCTCCTTGCGAAGATTTTTTTCAATACGCCAATGGTGGCTGGATTAAAAATAACCCGGTGCCAGCCGCGGAGAGCCGTTGGGGCAGTTTTAACGAATTGGCCGATAAGAATTATGCGGTTCAGCGTGCTATTTTAACGGAAGCCGCGGCCAATTCTGCGGCGTCTAAAGGAAGTAACACCCAGAAAGTAGGCGATTTCTTTGGTTCCGGTATGGATTCGGTCGCTATTGAGCAGTCGGGTATTATTCCTTTAAAGCCTTATTTTGATAAGGTAACTGCCGTGAAAGATGTAAAAGGTCTGCTCACTACGGTGGCGCAATTAAAAAAATTGGGCATTAGCGGTATGTTTAGTTTTTACGTTGGCCAGGATGAAAAGAAAAGTACCGAATACGCCATTTCTTTAAACCAAGGTGGTTTGGGCTTACCCGATCGCGATTATTACCTGAAAGAAGACGATCGTTCCAAAAACATCCGCGCGGAGTACATGAAGCATGTACAAAACATGTTTACGCTCCTCGGCGAGAATGCCCCTACGGCCCAAAAGAATGCGGCAAAAGTAATGGAACTGGAAACCCGGCTAGCTAAAGCCTCCCGCACCCGCGTAGAGTTGCGCGACCCGCAGGCGAACTATAATAAAATGACTATTGATCAATTGCAAAAACAAACGCCGGCTATCGACTGGAATTTGCTTTTAACGCAATTAGACGCAAAAGGCGTAAATGAAGTAATTTTAGGACAGCCGGCTTTTTTTAAAGAGTTAAATACTTTGGTAAAATCCGGGTCGGTTACTGATTGGAAGGCGTATTTACGCTGGCATTTGATTCATTCTACGGCTCCTTACCTGAACCAGGCCTACGTGCAGGAAAATTTTAACTTCTACGGCAAAGTGCTGAGCGGCACCAAAGCTTTACAGCCGCGCTGGAAGCGAGTGTTACGTACTACGGATGCTGCTATTGGCGAAGCCATGGGGCAATTGTACGTAGAAAAAACTTTTACCCCCGAAGCCAAAGCCCGCGCCTTGGAAATGGTAAAGAACTTGCGCGATGCATTTCAGGAGCACGTACAAAACCTGGATTGGATGAGCGAAACTACCAAAAAGCAGGCGCTAATTAAACTGGATGCTTTTGCGGTAAAAATTGGCTACCCCGATAAATGGAAAGATTATTCAGCTTTAACCATAGGCCGGGAATCTTACGTTACCAATGTGCTGCGGGCCAACGAGTTTGATTTTAATTACAACGTAAATAAACTCGGTAAACCCATCGACCGGGCAGAGTGGATAATGACACCGCCCACCGTAAACGCCTATTATAATCCTCCCATGAACGAGATTGTATTTCCCGCCGGTATTATGCAGCCGCCTTTCTTCGACCCTAAGGCCGATGACGCGGTAAATTACGGCGGTATGGGTGCGGTTATAGGCCACGAAATTACCCACGGCTTCGACGACCAAGGCCGCCAGTACGATGCCGAAGGTAATTTAAAAGATTGGTGGACGAAAGCGGATGCCGAGCAATTTACCAAACGCGCTAACATGGTGGTGAATCAATACGGCGCTTACGAAGTTTTACCATCCGTAAAAGTAAATGGTAATCTTACCTTAGGCGAAAATCTGGCGGATATTGGTGGCTTAAATATTGCCTACACAGCTTTGCAGAAAGCCTTAGCGGGTAAGAGTAAAGAAAAAATTGCCGGTTTTACGCCCGAACAGCGGTTCTTTTTAGCCTGGGCGCAAATCTGGCGGGTAAACGGTACCGAGCAGTTCTTTAATCAGCAGGTGCAAACTGATCCGCACTCGCCGGGCCGCTTCCGCACGAATGGACCTCTCATGAACATGCCTCAGTTTTACGAAGCCTTTGGCTGCCAACCCGGCGACAAAATGGTAAAACCTGCCGGTGAGCAAATTAAAATCTGGTAA
- a CDS encoding MGMT family protein produces MAKSKDENFFQNVYEVVKLIPAGRVTSYGAIASYLGSKGSARMVGWALIASHATSNIPAYRVVNRNGLLTGKQHFESPDAMQASLEQEGIRVKNDRVVDFDKLFWDPAKELL; encoded by the coding sequence ATGGCTAAATCCAAAGACGAGAATTTTTTTCAAAACGTATACGAAGTGGTAAAACTCATTCCGGCGGGCAGGGTTACTTCTTACGGCGCTATTGCCAGTTATTTGGGCAGTAAAGGCTCGGCCCGGATGGTAGGATGGGCTCTTATTGCCTCGCACGCCACAAGCAACATTCCGGCTTACCGGGTAGTAAACCGGAATGGTTTGCTTACTGGTAAACAGCATTTTGAATCGCCGGATGCCATGCAGGCCAGCCTGGAACAAGAAGGTATAAGGGTAAAAAACGACCGGGTGGTAGATTTTGATAAGCTATTTTGGGATCCAGCTAAAGAATTGCTGTAA